AATTATTTTCGCTCATATTTGTCTTTCAATACAGCAAACATTTTATTTAACGCTTCTGCCAGTTCATGAAGTTCATCGCTTTTACGCAATACTATTTTTTGGTCAATATTACCGGTTTCCGTTATGTTATTAATAATTTTTTCAATCCTGTATAACGGCCCGGCTATGCGATGAGAAAATAATAAAGCAATAAATAACACAAGCGCAATAAACACATATCCTGCGGTTAGAATTATCAATTGCAACTTTTTAACTTGCGCCATAGTATCAACTGCCGCTGATGCGTTCACTAACAGTTTTATGACAAAGTACAATTCAACCTCGGAGAGTA
The sequence above is a segment of the Elusimicrobiota bacterium genome. Coding sequences within it:
- a CDS encoding HAMP domain-containing protein — translated: MEQKGQFPRRQLLVKPLQVKYASLLALVLMLFLILSEVELYFVIKLLVNASAAVDTMAQVKKLQLIILTAGYVFIALVLFIALLFSHRIAGPLYRIEKIINNITETGNIDQKIVLRKSDELHELAEALNKMFAVLKDKYERK